The Phycisphaeraceae bacterium genome has a window encoding:
- the cadA gene encoding cadmium-translocating P-type ATPase: MHTPLDLSSRTDGQAAPATSRESGEPRKTARPSGLAWWVSDASQLPLAIWCGITLLVGFLLWEFAAEPSPALGQVGLGLVYGSLALGSVHGVRAALESLRAFRPDIDVLMVVGAFLSAGIGHPEEGALLLFMFTLAGGLEHRAMNKARDAVSRLNKLMPKNALVKRGDAWQPIEPEELHAGDVVLVRPGETIPADGVVTDGHTEVDQSSLTGESMPRSVKVDDGVFAGTINRHGAIEVRVTRPVQESSIHRILELVLEAQERRQPLQRVIDRFSTPYTVTVFILAGLAHGGFMLLGGDSFTDALYRAITLLVVASPCALVISTPTATLCGLSRAARSGVLIKGGDALERLSRVRRVALDKTGTLTTGQIEVTRVTPIAAGDVESLLSIAYAAEQRSTHPIAAAVVRLAQQRQLHPRELASLTDVPGRGVEGVFQGERVRIGNLDFCEELIDVCFRGHTREVVSRILETGAKAIVIAHQGDAIVLTLADTPRVGAEHLTRDLAAAGVESVTMLTGDARIIAERLAAQLGITDVRAELMPEDKVEQIRRLRAEHREVGGLAVIGDGVNDAPALAVADVGLAMGGVGADAALEAADVVLLHDDLDRIPWSISLARRVRRVMLANLFFAMGVIAVLATLTVIGDIPLWIGVLGHEGSTLVVVANSLRILAHRSPGRH; this comes from the coding sequence ATGCACACACCACTCGACCTCTCCAGCCGGACGGATGGGCAAGCCGCCCCGGCGACATCGCGCGAATCGGGTGAACCTCGAAAGACAGCCCGACCCAGCGGCCTGGCCTGGTGGGTCAGCGACGCCAGCCAGTTGCCGCTGGCGATCTGGTGCGGCATCACGCTGCTGGTCGGATTCCTGCTCTGGGAATTCGCCGCCGAGCCAAGCCCCGCGCTGGGTCAGGTCGGGCTGGGGCTGGTGTATGGGTCCCTCGCGCTCGGCTCGGTGCATGGCGTGCGCGCGGCGCTCGAGTCGCTGCGCGCCTTCAGGCCCGACATTGATGTGCTCATGGTGGTCGGCGCGTTCCTCTCGGCGGGCATCGGCCACCCGGAGGAAGGCGCCCTGCTCCTCTTCATGTTCACGCTCGCGGGCGGGCTGGAGCACCGGGCCATGAACAAGGCCCGCGACGCGGTGTCGCGGCTGAACAAGCTCATGCCCAAGAACGCCCTGGTGAAGCGCGGCGACGCCTGGCAGCCCATCGAGCCGGAGGAACTGCACGCCGGCGATGTCGTGCTCGTCCGTCCCGGCGAGACGATTCCCGCCGACGGCGTCGTCACCGACGGGCACACCGAGGTGGACCAGTCATCCCTGACCGGCGAGTCGATGCCTCGCAGCGTGAAGGTGGATGACGGCGTGTTTGCCGGCACCATCAACCGGCACGGGGCCATCGAGGTGCGCGTGACGCGCCCGGTGCAGGAATCAAGCATCCACCGCATTCTCGAACTGGTGCTGGAGGCCCAGGAGCGCCGCCAGCCGCTGCAGCGCGTGATCGACCGCTTCTCCACCCCCTACACCGTGACGGTGTTCATCCTGGCGGGGCTGGCGCATGGGGGGTTCATGCTGCTGGGGGGCGACTCGTTCACCGACGCCCTGTACCGCGCCATCACGCTGCTGGTGGTGGCCAGCCCCTGCGCGCTGGTCATCTCCACGCCCACCGCCACCCTGTGCGGGCTGTCGCGCGCGGCGAGGTCCGGCGTGCTCATCAAGGGAGGCGACGCGCTCGAGCGGCTCTCGCGCGTCCGCCGCGTCGCCCTGGACAAGACCGGCACGCTCACCACCGGGCAGATCGAGGTGACGCGCGTCACCCCCATCGCGGCGGGTGATGTCGAGTCGCTCCTCTCCATCGCCTACGCCGCCGAGCAGCGCTCCACCCACCCCATCGCCGCCGCCGTGGTGCGGCTGGCGCAGCAGAGACAGCTTCACCCGCGGGAGCTCGCCTCGCTCACCGACGTGCCGGGACGCGGCGTGGAGGGCGTGTTCCAGGGCGAGCGCGTCCGCATCGGGAACCTCGACTTCTGCGAGGAGCTGATCGACGTGTGCTTCCGCGGGCACACGCGCGAGGTGGTGTCGCGCATCCTCGAAACCGGGGCCAAGGCCATCGTCATCGCCCACCAGGGCGACGCCATCGTGCTCACCCTCGCCGACACCCCGCGCGTGGGCGCCGAGCACCTGACGCGCGACCTGGCCGCGGCGGGGGTGGAGAGCGTCACCATGCTCACCGGCGACGCGCGGATCATCGCCGAGCGCCTGGCGGCGCAGCTGGGCATCACCGACGTGCGCGCCGAACTGATGCCCGAGGACAAGGTGGAGCAGATCCGCCGACTCCGCGCCGAGCACCGGGAAGTGGGGGGGCTGGCAGTCATCGGCGACGGCGTGAACGACGCCCCCGCCCTCGCGGTGGCCGACGTGGGGCTGGCGATGGGCGGCGTGGGGGCCGACGCCGCCCTCGAAGCCGCGGACGTGGTGCTGCTGCACGACGACCTGGACCGCATCCCCTGGTCCATCTCGCTGGCGAGGCGGGTGCGGCGCGTCATGCTGGCCAACCTGTTCTTCGCCATGGGCGTGATCGCGGTGCTGGCCACGCTGACGGTGATCGGCGACATTCCCCTGTGGATCGGCGTGCTGGGACACGAGGGCTCGACGCTGGTGGTCGTGGCCAACTCACTGCGGATTCTGGCGCACCGCTCGCCCGGCCGCCATTGA
- a CDS encoding aldehyde dehydrogenase — protein MLNLQNLINGRLADPAGGSWLDNPEPATGLVYSRVADSDERDVDAAVQAAKRAFPGWSAAPAAERARLILRLADLIDANLERLARAETIDNGKPLALSRTVDIPRAASNLRFFAGAILHTESPCYTTESGVMASRALNYVTRSPRGVAGCISPWNLPLYLFTWKVAPALATGNTVVAKPSEVTPMTAFLLSQLAIEAGLPPGVLNIVHGLGAKAGAALVSHPDVPTLSFTGGTATGEWIARTAGPMFKRLSLELGGKNPTIVFDDAAYDEALTTSVRAAFMNQGEICLCGSRLFVQRSILDRFTRDFVERTKAMKVGDPLTDDVDVGAIVSKAHFDKILAYIELARREGGTILCGGRAVMPAGSDRCRGGWFIEPTVVAGLSHACRTNQEEIFGPVVSIIPFDSEDEVVAMANGTKYGLSASVWTRDVSKAHRVAARLESGTVWINCWLLRDLRVPFGGVKASGVGREGGEEALKFFTEAKTVCVRTC, from the coding sequence GTGTTGAATCTTCAAAACCTCATCAACGGACGGCTGGCGGACCCCGCGGGTGGGTCGTGGCTTGACAATCCCGAGCCCGCCACGGGGCTGGTCTACTCGCGCGTTGCGGACTCGGACGAGCGCGACGTCGATGCCGCCGTGCAGGCCGCGAAACGCGCCTTTCCGGGGTGGAGCGCCGCGCCCGCCGCCGAGCGCGCCCGGCTCATACTCCGGCTGGCCGACCTGATTGACGCCAACCTCGAGCGGCTGGCGCGCGCCGAGACCATCGACAACGGCAAACCGCTGGCCCTGTCGCGGACCGTGGACATCCCCCGCGCCGCGAGCAACCTGCGGTTCTTCGCGGGCGCAATCCTGCACACCGAATCGCCCTGCTACACCACCGAAAGCGGCGTGATGGCCTCGCGCGCCCTCAACTACGTCACGCGAAGTCCGCGGGGCGTGGCGGGGTGCATCTCGCCGTGGAACCTGCCGCTCTACCTGTTCACGTGGAAGGTCGCCCCGGCGCTGGCCACGGGCAACACCGTGGTCGCCAAGCCCAGCGAAGTCACGCCCATGACGGCCTTCCTGCTCTCGCAGCTCGCCATCGAGGCGGGCCTGCCGCCCGGCGTGCTCAACATCGTCCACGGACTGGGCGCCAAGGCCGGTGCGGCCCTCGTCTCGCACCCGGACGTGCCGACCCTCTCCTTCACGGGCGGCACGGCCACGGGCGAGTGGATCGCACGCACCGCCGGGCCCATGTTCAAGCGGCTTTCACTCGAACTGGGCGGCAAGAACCCCACCATCGTCTTCGACGACGCCGCGTATGACGAGGCGCTGACGACCAGCGTGCGGGCCGCCTTCATGAACCAGGGCGAAATCTGCCTGTGCGGTTCGCGCCTGTTCGTGCAACGCTCCATCCTCGACCGATTCACACGCGACTTCGTGGAGCGCACCAAGGCCATGAAAGTCGGCGACCCGCTCACCGACGACGTGGATGTTGGCGCCATCGTCTCGAAGGCCCACTTCGACAAGATTCTCGCGTACATCGAACTCGCCCGCCGGGAAGGCGGCACGATCCTGTGCGGCGGCCGGGCCGTCATGCCCGCCGGGTCCGACCGCTGCCGGGGCGGGTGGTTCATCGAGCCGACGGTGGTCGCCGGGCTTTCGCACGCCTGCCGCACGAATCAGGAGGAGATCTTCGGCCCGGTCGTCTCGATCATCCCCTTCGACTCGGAGGATGAGGTGGTCGCCATGGCCAACGGCACGAAGTATGGCCTGAGCGCCAGCGTGTGGACGCGGGATGTGAGCAAGGCCCACCGCGTGGCGGCGCGGCTGGAGAGCGGCACCGTGTGGATCAACTGCTGGCTGCTGCGCGACCTGCGCGTGCCCTTCGGCGGGGTCAAGGCGAGCGGCGTGGGACGCGAGGGCGGCGAGGAGGCGCTGAAGTTCTTCACCGAGGCGAAGACCGTGTGCGTGAGAACATGTTGA
- a CDS encoding GxxExxY protein, with protein MLHEAITERIIACAIRVHRALGPGLLESVYEVCLAHELAKEGLRFARQVDVPVRYDAVLLDAGFRIDLLVEDAVVVELKAVEKVQPIHEAQLLTYLRLSGKSVGLLLNFNELRLRDGLIRRVL; from the coding sequence TTGCTTCACGAGGCAATCACTGAACGGATCATCGCTTGTGCAATCCGCGTGCATCGCGCGCTGGGGCCGGGGCTTCTGGAATCCGTGTACGAAGTGTGCCTGGCGCACGAGTTGGCCAAGGAAGGGCTGCGGTTCGCTCGACAGGTCGATGTGCCGGTGCGTTATGATGCCGTGCTTCTGGATGCGGGGTTTCGTATCGACCTGCTGGTGGAGGATGCTGTCGTGGTTGAACTCAAGGCCGTCGAAAAAGTCCAGCCGATTCACGAAGCGCAGCTGCTGACCTACCTCCGCCTTTCAGGCAAATCCGTCGGTCTGCTGCTGAACTTCAACGAACTCCGGCTCCGAGACGGTCTCATCCGCCGAGTTCTCTGA
- a CDS encoding ParB/RepB/Spo0J family partition protein, with the protein MSTPVPIDRTGDDGRTIEVKRPVGEGEPSRRLDPVAMPDPQTGDIGSESSGNAVQTDPARSALGDAPSFTPREGGLQPATDEARIAYLPLGCIVPNPSQPRQHFDESALEALASSIRSAGVMQPIVVRPERGGRYTLIAGERRWRAAGRAGLATIPAVVRDVDDQVAAEWALIENLQREDLNPLEKAEAFRALADTFGLTHAEIAERVGLDRSSVSNFLRLNELDDFCRDALRAGTLMMGHAKALLGIEQPDVRARVARLAVRHGWSVRETERQVVQHLAVSTPPATHDPVKPAATTNRHLADLEARLSRHLGTRVRIQPSRRKGRGKLIIDFYSLDEFDGLMQRLGFDGGE; encoded by the coding sequence ATGTCAACACCCGTCCCGATTGATCGCACCGGCGATGACGGCCGAACGATCGAGGTGAAACGCCCCGTCGGGGAAGGCGAACCGTCCAGGCGGCTCGATCCCGTCGCGATGCCTGATCCGCAGACCGGAGACATCGGTTCCGAGTCATCCGGCAACGCCGTTCAGACGGATCCAGCCAGATCGGCGTTGGGCGATGCACCTTCATTCACGCCCCGTGAAGGCGGGCTCCAGCCGGCGACCGATGAGGCCCGCATTGCGTATCTGCCGCTGGGGTGCATCGTTCCCAATCCGAGTCAGCCGAGGCAGCACTTTGATGAGTCGGCGCTGGAGGCCCTCGCATCGTCGATTCGATCGGCGGGCGTGATGCAGCCCATCGTGGTGCGACCCGAACGAGGTGGACGGTACACGCTGATCGCGGGTGAACGTCGCTGGCGCGCCGCCGGTCGCGCTGGTCTGGCGACCATTCCGGCGGTGGTGCGCGACGTGGATGACCAAGTCGCGGCGGAGTGGGCGCTCATCGAGAACCTGCAGCGCGAGGATCTGAACCCGCTGGAGAAGGCGGAGGCGTTTCGAGCCCTGGCCGACACCTTCGGGCTCACGCACGCGGAGATCGCCGAGCGCGTGGGGTTGGATCGGTCAAGTGTTTCTAACTTTCTTCGTCTCAATGAGTTAGACGATTTTTGCCGCGACGCGCTGCGCGCGGGAACCCTGATGATGGGTCATGCCAAGGCGCTGCTGGGCATCGAGCAACCCGACGTCCGCGCCCGCGTGGCCCGGCTGGCGGTTCGGCATGGGTGGTCGGTACGCGAGACGGAGCGGCAAGTCGTTCAGCACCTCGCGGTGTCGACGCCGCCGGCGACGCACGACCCGGTCAAGCCCGCCGCGACGACCAATCGTCACCTGGCGGACCTGGAAGCGCGGCTCAGCCGTCACCTGGGTACGCGCGTCCGCATTCAGCCCAGTCGGCGCAAGGGGCGCGGCAAGCTCATCATCGACTTCTACTCTCTGGACGAGTTCGACGGGCTGATGCAGCGCCTCGGATTTGACGGTGGAGAATGA
- the fliS gene encoding flagellar export chaperone FliS has translation MTPQNASSSSSPGGARRDGGPNPYLRTKVLTASQEELRLMLFDGAIRFARLGREGLIGKDYEKSFEGITRCQAILMELINSLRPEHDPDLCEKLAALYTFMYTRLLDASRQRDAGIVDEVLRLLEFERETWVMLMEQLAREAKGAAQSAAAQAAAAPPPKQSISVQG, from the coding sequence ATGACGCCTCAGAACGCATCCAGTTCATCGTCCCCCGGCGGCGCCAGGCGCGACGGCGGCCCCAACCCGTACCTGCGCACCAAGGTGCTCACCGCCAGCCAGGAGGAGCTGCGGCTGATGCTCTTCGACGGCGCCATCCGCTTCGCCCGCCTCGGACGGGAAGGACTGATCGGGAAGGACTACGAAAAGTCATTCGAGGGGATCACGCGCTGCCAGGCGATCCTGATGGAGCTGATCAACTCGCTGCGGCCCGAGCACGACCCGGACCTGTGCGAGAAACTCGCCGCGCTGTATACCTTCATGTATACGCGCCTGCTCGACGCCAGCCGTCAGCGCGACGCCGGCATCGTGGACGAGGTGCTCCGGCTGCTGGAGTTCGAGCGCGAAACCTGGGTGATGCTGATGGAGCAGCTGGCCCGCGAGGCGAAGGGCGCGGCCCAGAGCGCCGCGGCGCAGGCCGCCGCCGCGCCCCCGCCCAAGCAGTCGATCAGCGTGCAGGGATGA
- a CDS encoding SDR family oxidoreductase, protein MQLVNKRAYVCGSTQGIGRACAMALAGAGATVTLIARHAEALELTRQQLPREHGQPHDTLCADFRDWQGVRQAAMAHALTHGPIHILINNTGGPPAGKAIEAKVEEYLDAFTMHIACGQSLVQAVAPGMRQAGYGRIVNIISTSVIMPIKGLGVSNTIRGAVANWGRTLADELGPFGITVNNVLPGFTDTARLRTLLQGRASREATTYEDVVERSAAQIPTRRFAAPEEVANVVAFLCSPEASYLNGVNLPVDGGRLATQ, encoded by the coding sequence ATGCAACTGGTGAACAAGCGTGCGTACGTGTGCGGCTCGACGCAGGGCATCGGCAGGGCCTGCGCCATGGCGCTGGCGGGAGCGGGCGCGACGGTCACGCTCATCGCCCGTCACGCCGAGGCGCTGGAACTCACCCGTCAGCAACTCCCGCGTGAACACGGCCAACCGCACGACACCCTGTGCGCGGACTTCAGGGACTGGCAGGGCGTGCGACAGGCGGCGATGGCGCACGCGCTCACGCACGGTCCGATCCACATCCTCATCAACAACACCGGCGGCCCGCCCGCCGGCAAGGCCATCGAGGCGAAGGTGGAGGAGTACCTGGACGCCTTCACCATGCACATCGCGTGCGGCCAGTCGCTGGTGCAGGCGGTCGCGCCGGGCATGCGCCAGGCGGGCTACGGGCGCATCGTCAACATCATCTCCACGTCGGTCATCATGCCCATCAAGGGGCTGGGCGTGTCCAACACCATCCGCGGCGCGGTGGCCAACTGGGGACGCACGCTGGCTGACGAACTCGGGCCGTTCGGCATCACCGTGAACAACGTGCTCCCCGGCTTCACCGACACCGCGCGGCTGCGCACGCTGCTGCAGGGCCGCGCCTCGCGCGAGGCGACCACCTACGAGGACGTGGTGGAGCGCTCCGCGGCGCAGATTCCCACACGCCGCTTCGCCGCCCCGGAGGAGGTGGCCAATGTCGTGGCGTTTCTCTGCTCCCCCGAGGCGTCGTACCTCAACGGCGTGAACCTGCCAGTGGACGGCGGCCGCCTGGCGACGCAGTAG
- a CDS encoding UDP-2,3-diacylglucosamine diphosphatase produces MLHYRTVFISDTHLGSRGSQARDLVRFLRCLTCETLYLVGDVVDLWRMRTRVYWPVEHHEVLQQVLRLIQDGAQVVFIPGNHDEAVREYLGMQLGGVRIADQAVHETADHRRFLVIHGDQFDLVVRHSRLVSMAGSMAYEWLIRLNRVYNAVRRWRGKPYWSLAQYVKGRVKSACTYISRFEDALMQEARRRGLQGVICGHIHKPEERVEEGFTYYNCGDWIENCTAVVEDFDGTLRVIEALPAIAEMVKRQRAGHPAANASGIIAADRLTPMPAVRAASRESLIRRQRARLRPASPVVLEVNGTVEPYGVE; encoded by the coding sequence ATGCTTCACTACCGAACCGTCTTCATCAGCGACACGCACCTCGGCAGCCGGGGGAGCCAGGCCCGCGACCTGGTTCGATTCCTGCGCTGCCTGACCTGCGAGACGCTCTACCTGGTGGGGGACGTGGTTGACCTGTGGCGCATGCGAACCCGCGTCTACTGGCCGGTGGAGCATCACGAGGTGCTGCAGCAGGTGCTGCGGCTGATTCAGGATGGCGCTCAGGTCGTCTTCATTCCCGGCAATCACGACGAGGCGGTGCGCGAATACCTGGGCATGCAGCTGGGCGGGGTCCGCATCGCGGATCAGGCCGTGCATGAAACCGCCGACCACCGGCGGTTTCTTGTCATTCACGGGGATCAGTTCGACCTGGTGGTGCGTCACTCGCGGCTGGTGTCGATGGCCGGCAGCATGGCGTATGAGTGGCTCATCCGCCTCAACCGCGTGTACAACGCGGTGCGCCGGTGGCGCGGCAAGCCGTACTGGTCGCTGGCGCAGTACGTGAAGGGTCGCGTGAAGTCCGCCTGCACCTACATCAGCCGCTTCGAGGACGCCCTGATGCAGGAAGCCCGCCGCCGGGGGTTGCAGGGGGTCATCTGCGGGCACATTCACAAGCCGGAGGAGCGCGTGGAGGAGGGCTTCACCTACTACAACTGCGGCGACTGGATCGAAAACTGCACCGCGGTGGTGGAGGACTTCGACGGCACGCTTCGGGTCATCGAGGCCCTGCCCGCCATCGCCGAGATGGTGAAACGCCAGCGCGCCGGTCATCCGGCGGCGAACGCATCCGGGATCATCGCGGCGGATCGCCTGACGCCCATGCCCGCCGTGCGGGCCGCGTCACGCGAATCACTGATCCGTCGCCAGCGCGCCCGTCTTCGCCCCGCCTCGCCCGTGGTGCTGGAGGTCAACGGCACGGTCGAGCCCTACGGGGTGGAGTGA
- a CDS encoding HAMP domain-containing histidine kinase, producing MRCATAMCDETSIITPEAIVDRIETLQREVDRLNRELDESSRLATLGLLAATIAHELRNLLTPVLGYAQLARSRPDDANLCLRALEKTIHGVESASRVLESTLEFGASREPDGPVECDVRVTAEAALSLLASDISKSGVTVTLDLPAGLTVAMGGVQLQQVLLNLLLNALRAHRDGAAANARRGSRWIRIAGNPAADNRVEVRVIDNGPGISDGMIERLFQPFARGASDHDGRVTEGGAGLGLHICRRLVEERGGSIRAAPTHGGGATFAMTLPAGARGRLRRAG from the coding sequence GTGCGGTGCGCCACTGCCATGTGCGACGAGACATCCATCATCACGCCCGAAGCGATCGTGGATCGCATCGAGACGTTGCAGCGCGAGGTGGATCGTCTCAATCGCGAGCTGGACGAATCGTCGCGTCTGGCGACGCTGGGGCTGCTCGCCGCCACCATCGCTCACGAGTTGCGCAATCTGCTGACGCCGGTGCTGGGATACGCCCAGCTGGCGCGCTCGCGCCCGGATGATGCGAATCTCTGTCTGCGCGCGTTGGAGAAGACCATTCACGGGGTGGAGAGCGCCTCGCGGGTGCTGGAATCGACGCTGGAGTTCGGCGCGTCTCGTGAGCCGGATGGTCCGGTGGAATGCGACGTGCGCGTCACGGCCGAGGCCGCTCTGTCCCTGCTGGCGAGCGACATCAGCAAGAGCGGGGTGACGGTGACGCTCGATCTGCCCGCCGGTCTGACCGTGGCGATGGGGGGGGTGCAACTGCAGCAGGTGCTGCTCAACCTGCTGCTCAACGCGCTGCGCGCCCACCGCGACGGCGCGGCGGCGAACGCCAGGCGTGGATCTCGCTGGATCCGCATCGCCGGAAACCCCGCCGCCGACAACCGGGTCGAAGTGCGCGTCATCGACAACGGCCCCGGCATTTCCGACGGGATGATCGAACGCCTGTTCCAGCCGTTCGCACGCGGCGCGTCGGACCATGATGGAAGGGTGACCGAAGGCGGCGCTGGCCTTGGGTTGCACATCTGCCGGCGCCTGGTGGAGGAGCGGGGGGGCTCGATCCGCGCCGCGCCCACGCATGGCGGGGGGGCGACGTTCGCCATGACGCTCCCGGCGGGGGCGCGGGGGCGCCTGCGGCGGGCCGGATGA
- the fliD gene encoding flagellar filament capping protein FliD has product MGSISSGVGLISGIDTATLIERLLAIEGRGKASIQQRIASLQQQQTAMLDINARLLNMSRAATRLRTDSIFQSARAASSSESVLSGAARAGAQPGTYTFLVDRLVSTSQQLSRGFADRDSTALGLTDLTFEFGRGQLAATTQLASLNGGEGVRRGKIVITDKSGASATIDLSRAGDVGDVLDAINGAAGVRVRASVSGDRLTIADLSGGGGTLTIADASGYFTATDLGIAGDDGGGTSITGSIINRLAGGASLASLNDGAGVLINGGLNTTDFRITDRAGTVHNIVLGKRTTGSGTENAVTTIQGVIDRINEITGGAVTASIAADGVSLQLADNTGQAGQFIVSGAGTNGERTARDLGLLNAGVASDTIAGRRILAGINSVLTSRLNGGAGLGSAASITLQDRSGANVTVNGLDAYESFADLVSAINAAASGAGVDIELTYNDAGSGLLAKDTSGGSGNLIITGDAAAALGLSTGGSGVASTAVRGTNLQHQYVAGSTRLSELNYGRGIAKGSFRIQDAEGATATVDIDADSVTLQDVIDEINSRGLAITARVNDTGDGLLIESTSASGALAIKVESVSGTTARDLNILGSAADGDANNFIDGSYERRVSVSATDTLDQVLTKINDAGIPVSASIINTGSGGAPFRLSFTSGIAGARGELSVDAAGAELGVTSLSKGRDARVFFGSSDPASAVLITGASNTLSNVVNKVSIDLKASSETPVTLSVTRDTEQVVAAVKQLVTTFNDVIGRINEYDKYDPKTERRGVLLGNGTVARVRDAMYRTLQSRPTGVGTQYQSLAQIGIRPGKDGTITLDEGRFRDAYAADPAAVENLLSAYQKSTETETLEGGVSTGNTVETFTSLGVAEKFAQLLTRLTDSVDGTLKTADNGFTRAIELNTRRLEQFDARLDRRRAQLQRQFTAMETALASLQAQQNSLTALQSAVLNASLSGSRR; this is encoded by the coding sequence ATGGGCTCGATCTCATCCGGCGTGGGACTTATCAGCGGCATCGACACCGCCACGCTGATCGAGCGCCTGCTGGCCATCGAAGGACGGGGCAAGGCGTCCATTCAGCAACGCATCGCCTCGCTGCAGCAGCAGCAGACCGCCATGCTGGATATCAACGCGCGGCTGCTGAACATGAGCCGCGCCGCCACGCGCCTGCGAACAGACTCCATCTTTCAGTCCGCCCGCGCCGCATCGTCGAGCGAGTCCGTGCTCAGCGGAGCCGCCCGCGCCGGGGCGCAGCCCGGAACGTATACCTTCCTCGTCGATCGGCTCGTCTCCACCAGCCAGCAGCTTTCACGCGGGTTCGCGGACCGCGACTCCACGGCTCTGGGGCTGACCGATCTCACCTTCGAGTTCGGGCGCGGGCAACTGGCCGCAACCACCCAGCTTGCCTCGCTCAACGGGGGCGAGGGCGTGCGCCGCGGCAAGATCGTCATCACCGACAAGAGCGGTGCGTCCGCCACCATCGACCTGTCCAGGGCGGGCGACGTCGGCGACGTGCTCGACGCCATCAACGGCGCCGCCGGCGTGCGCGTGCGAGCATCGGTCTCGGGCGACCGGCTGACCATCGCCGACCTCTCCGGCGGCGGGGGGACGCTCACCATCGCCGACGCCTCCGGCTACTTCACCGCCACCGACCTTGGCATCGCCGGCGATGACGGCGGGGGAACGTCCATCACCGGGTCGATCATCAATCGACTGGCCGGCGGCGCGTCCCTGGCGTCGCTCAATGACGGCGCGGGCGTACTCATCAACGGCGGCCTGAACACCACGGACTTCCGCATCACTGACCGCGCCGGAACGGTCCACAATATCGTGCTGGGCAAGCGGACGACCGGGAGCGGCACCGAGAACGCCGTCACCACCATTCAGGGCGTGATCGACCGCATCAACGAGATCACCGGCGGCGCGGTGACTGCGTCGATCGCCGCCGACGGCGTGTCGCTGCAGCTCGCCGACAACACCGGGCAGGCGGGCCAGTTCATCGTGTCCGGCGCGGGCACGAACGGGGAGCGCACGGCCCGCGACCTGGGACTGCTGAACGCGGGCGTGGCGTCGGACACCATCGCGGGCCGACGCATCCTGGCCGGCATCAACAGCGTGCTGACCTCGCGCCTCAACGGCGGCGCCGGGCTGGGGTCGGCCGCGTCGATCACGCTGCAGGACCGCTCGGGCGCCAACGTCACCGTGAACGGACTGGACGCCTATGAGTCGTTCGCGGACCTGGTAAGCGCGATCAACGCCGCGGCGTCCGGCGCGGGAGTGGACATCGAACTGACGTACAACGACGCGGGCAGCGGCCTGCTGGCCAAAGACACTTCGGGCGGGTCGGGCAATCTCATCATCACGGGCGACGCCGCCGCCGCCCTGGGTCTGTCCACGGGCGGGTCAGGCGTAGCCAGCACCGCAGTGCGGGGCACGAACCTGCAGCATCAGTACGTGGCGGGTTCGACGCGGCTGAGCGAACTGAACTACGGTCGGGGCATCGCCAAGGGATCGTTCCGCATCCAGGACGCCGAAGGCGCCACCGCCACGGTCGATATCGACGCCGACTCCGTCACCCTGCAGGACGTCATCGACGAGATCAACTCGCGCGGGCTGGCGATCACCGCCCGCGTCAACGACACCGGCGACGGCCTGCTGATCGAAAGCACCAGCGCCTCCGGCGCGCTGGCGATCAAGGTCGAATCGGTGAGCGGCACCACGGCCAGAGATCTCAACATTCTCGGCAGCGCGGCCGACGGCGACGCGAACAACTTCATCGACGGCTCCTACGAGCGCCGCGTGTCGGTGTCCGCGACGGACACGCTCGACCAGGTGCTGACCAAGATCAACGACGCCGGGATTCCGGTGAGCGCGTCGATCATCAACACCGGCTCGGGCGGAGCGCCCTTCCGGCTGTCGTTCACGTCGGGCATCGCGGGCGCCCGTGGCGAACTGAGCGTGGACGCGGCGGGGGCGGAGCTGGGCGTCACCTCGCTCTCGAAGGGACGCGACGCACGCGTGTTCTTCGGTTCGAGCGATCCGGCCAGCGCGGTGCTCATCACCGGCGCCAGCAACACGCTCTCCAACGTGGTGAACAAGGTGTCCATCGACCTGAAGGCGTCCAGCGAGACGCCCGTCACGCTTTCCGTCACGCGCGACACCGAGCAGGTCGTCGCCGCGGTCAAGCAGCTGGTCACCACCTTCAACGACGTGATCGGGCGCATCAACGAGTACGACAAGTACGACCCCAAGACCGAGCGCCGGGGCGTGCTGCTGGGCAACGGCACCGTGGCCCGCGTGCGCGACGCCATGTACCGCACGCTGCAGTCGCGCCCCACCGGCGTGGGCACGCAGTATCAGTCGCTGGCGCAGATCGGCATCCGCCCCGGCAAGGACGGCACGATCACGCTGGACGAGGGCCGCTTCCGCGACGCCTACGCCGCCGATCCCGCCGCCGTCGAGAACCTGCTCAGCGCCTACCAGAAGTCCACCGAGACCGAGACGCTGGAGGGAGGCGTCAGCACCGGCAACACGGTGGAGACGTTCACCTCGCTGGGCGTGGCGGAGAAGTTCGCGCAGCTGCTCACCCGGCTGACCGACTCGGTGGACGGCACGCTCAAGACGGCGGACAACGGGTTCACGCGGGCCATCGAGCTCAACACCCGCCGGCTGGAGCAATTCGACGCCCGGCTCGATCGTCGTCGGGCCCAGTTGCAGCGACAGTTCACCGCCATGGAGACCGCGCTGGCGTCCCTGCAGGCGCAGCAGAACTCGCTCACCGCGCTCCAGAGCGCGGTGCTCAACGCCTCGCTGAGCGGGTCGCGGCGATGA